One window from the genome of Paenibacillus azoreducens encodes:
- a CDS encoding aminotransferase class I/II-fold pyridoxal phosphate-dependent enzyme has translation MDREKGRKDHAPLYEALYQYKSSRQASFHVPGHKKGRAYAPHGGAGFLEQIMEADVTEITGTDDLHHPEGIIRDAQRLAAECFGAEDSFFLVGGSTSGNLAMILTVCAHPGDILLVQRNVHKSVLNGLMLAGAKAVFLQPQLDEGSGLATAPAAEAIAAALAAYPAAKGVLITMPNYYGMGTDLAPLAKVCHRHGVPLLVDEAHGAHYGQHPQLPASALASGADVVVQSTHKMLAALTMGAMLHVQGPRINRGLLRQRLAMVQSSSPSYPVMGSLDLARRLLHMQGAAAFTAGLAAVEALKRGLAELPRFGLLHPQEQQRDAAAGAASAAYTTQDPFKVVIYDRTGVLSGYELQRRLEACGCIPEMSDDRYVVLLYSLGSTEEDTRHLLAALAHISVEKANAQPLPSAKANAVSNPGQSSPAVKNEKSDFVEFSTWNNFAGTDFSEPVSFNLIPLKPDEVEAVSLQSSSGRIAAEMIIPYPPGIPILYPGERITETAACGLQGLAKAGAKCQGAQDPKLGTILVYKTPEQENME, from the coding sequence ATGGATCGAGAAAAAGGGCGAAAAGATCATGCGCCTTTGTATGAGGCGTTATATCAATATAAAAGCAGCAGACAGGCTTCCTTTCATGTACCGGGGCATAAAAAAGGCAGAGCCTATGCCCCACATGGAGGGGCAGGTTTCCTGGAACAGATCATGGAAGCGGATGTAACGGAAATTACCGGCACAGATGATCTTCATCATCCGGAAGGTATCATCCGTGATGCGCAGCGATTGGCGGCGGAATGTTTCGGTGCAGAGGACAGTTTCTTTCTGGTGGGGGGCAGTACATCCGGTAATCTGGCGATGATTTTGACGGTATGTGCACATCCGGGAGATATTTTGTTGGTGCAGCGGAACGTACATAAGTCCGTATTGAATGGTTTGATGCTAGCGGGTGCGAAGGCGGTATTTCTGCAGCCGCAGCTCGATGAAGGCAGCGGGCTTGCGACGGCGCCCGCAGCCGAAGCAATTGCTGCCGCATTAGCCGCGTATCCGGCGGCCAAAGGCGTGCTCATCACCATGCCGAATTACTACGGCATGGGAACGGATTTGGCGCCGCTTGCGAAAGTCTGCCACCGGCACGGTGTGCCGCTGCTGGTAGACGAAGCGCACGGCGCCCATTACGGGCAGCATCCACAGCTGCCCGCAAGCGCATTGGCCAGCGGCGCGGACGTCGTCGTGCAGTCGACGCACAAGATGCTGGCCGCGCTCACCATGGGAGCCATGCTGCATGTGCAGGGTCCGCGCATAAACCGCGGACTGCTCCGCCAGCGGCTCGCCATGGTGCAAAGCTCGAGCCCATCGTATCCCGTGATGGGCTCGCTGGACCTGGCGCGGCGCCTCCTGCATATGCAGGGCGCCGCGGCTTTCACGGCGGGGCTTGCCGCCGTGGAAGCACTAAAGCGCGGCCTGGCGGAGCTGCCGCGCTTTGGGCTGCTGCACCCGCAGGAGCAGCAGCGTGATGCAGCCGCCGGCGCGGCCTCGGCGGCGTATACAACGCAGGACCCCTTCAAGGTGGTCATATATGACCGCACCGGGGTCCTGAGCGGCTACGAGCTGCAGCGGAGGCTGGAAGCCTGCGGCTGCATACCTGAAATGAGCGATGACCGGTACGTGGTCCTGCTCTACAGTTTAGGGTCGACGGAAGAGGATACCCGTCACCTTTTGGCGGCTCTTGCGCATATATCTGTAGAGAAGGCGAATGCCCAGCCTTTACCGTCAGCAAAGGCAAATGCGGTCAGCAACCCTGGTCAAAGCTCTCCAGCTGTAAAGAACGAAAAAAGTGATTTTGTCGAATTTTCCACGTGGAACAATTTTGCCGGGACCGATTTTTCAGAGCCTGTATCCTTCAACTTGATCCCCCTGAAGCCGGATGAGGTGGAAGCAGTTTCGCTTCAATCCAGTTCGGGCAGAATAGCGGCCGAAATGATCATTCCGTATCCGCCGGGCATACCGATCCTCTATCCGGGAGAGCGAATAACCGAAACGGCGGCTTGCGGGCTGCAAGGACTTGCAAAGGCCGGGGCTAAATGTCAGGGTGCACAGGATCCGAAACTCGGCACGATACTTGTATACAAAACACCAGAACAGGAGAATATGGAATGA
- a CDS encoding sigma factor G inhibitor Gin translates to MEDHTEHVCIICGLTKTEGITILSQFICEDCESEMVHTDAGDAKYNYFIHQMRQISMQTHV, encoded by the coding sequence ATGGAAGATCATACCGAACACGTCTGTATTATCTGCGGGCTAACGAAAACAGAAGGTATTACAATCCTGTCTCAGTTTATTTGCGAGGATTGTGAATCTGAAATGGTTCATACGGATGCCGGTGATGCAAAATATAATTATTTTATTCATCAAATGAGACAAATCAGCATGCAGACACATGTTTGA